A single region of the Dehalococcoidales bacterium genome encodes:
- the moaC gene encoding cyclic pyranopterin monophosphate synthase MoaC, whose protein sequence is MNELTHLNSKGEAHMVDVSPKADTVREAIAAGRVNMKPETLTLIKNQALKKGDVLSVARVAGIMAAKRTPELIPLCHGLMLDQVSVDFVFSGDSTIDIEATVKCTGKTGVEMEALVAVSTAALTIYDMCKAVDRGMMITGICLKKKSGGKSGTFIRNEDE, encoded by the coding sequence ATGAATGAATTAACCCACCTCAATTCGAAAGGTGAAGCACACATGGTAGACGTTTCACCCAAAGCAGACACAGTCAGAGAAGCAATTGCTGCTGGCCGTGTAAATATGAAGCCGGAAACTCTGACGCTTATTAAGAACCAGGCGTTAAAGAAGGGCGACGTTCTGTCTGTCGCCCGCGTAGCCGGGATCATGGCAGCTAAAAGAACGCCAGAATTGATACCTCTTTGCCATGGGCTTATGCTTGATCAGGTGAGTGTGGATTTTGTATTTTCAGGGGATAGCACGATTGATATTGAAGCCACTGTGAAATGCACTGGTAAGACCGGGGTTGAAATGGAAGCTCTGGTTGCTGTTTCTACTGCTGCTCTTACCATTTATGATATGTGTAAAGCTGTTGACCGTGGCATGATGATTACTGGTATCTGCCTGAAAAAGAAATCTGGTGGTAAAAGTGGTACTTTTATAAGGAATGAAGATGAATAA